A region of the Deinococcota bacterium genome:
CCTCACCAAGGTCGAGTTCCCCCTCATAACCTGGCGGTTTAAGTGTGCTCTCGTAATCACCCCGCGCCCCTTCCCGCCACTCGCGCCAGCGCTTGCCATCAACTTTGATGGGCTGAAGGGCCGCAGCAAGTTGGCTCACGCCCGACTGAATGGCGAGGGCAGGGTGGTAGACGCGCCCTAACTCCTCAGCCTCGGGGTGAGCGTGGATAAGGGTGAGCTGCGGCTCGGGGCTTTCTAGCAGCGCGTAGCCTTGGGTGTTCATCTCGCTGAGCCGTGCGCCAACGACGAGAAGCAAATCGGCTTCCTTGAGGCGTTTGAGGAGTGTTGGGGCCGCTCCGACGCCCAGAGCGCCGACATAGCTGGAGCTATCATTCGGGACAACGTCCTGCCGGCGGAAGGCGCAAAGGACGGGAAGATCATTTGCTTCAGCGAAAGTCGTGATCTGCCGGCAGGCCTCATCCGTCCAGGTGCTGCCGCCAACGAGCATGAGCGGTCGCTCGGCCTGCTCAAGCATCTCCTGCAAGCACTCGAGGTCAGCAGCACTGGGGTGAGCGCGCACAGCTTCACAAGGTCCGCTGTCCGCAACGCCTACCTCGTCGCGTAGCATATCCTCCGGCAGTGCCAAGACGACGGGGCCAGGCCGGCCGGACATGGCCACGTGAAAGGCGCGGCTTAGTGCCTCGGGGATGCGCTCTGCCTGGTTGACCTGCGTCACCCACTTGGCTACCGAGCCGAACATCTGCCGGTAGTCGATCTCCTGAAACGCCTCGCGCTCAGCGTGACCACGGCCCACCTGGCCGACAAGCAGAAGCATCGGCGTCGAGTCCTGCCGCGCGGTGTGAACAGCGATACTGGCGTTGCAGGCGCCGGGGCCACGCGTAACGACGCAAATGCCAGGTCGTCCCGTCAACTTGCCGTAAGCCTCAGCCATAAAGGCGGCACCGCCCTCCTGGCGACAGGTGATGAGGCGTACG
Encoded here:
- a CDS encoding thiamine pyrophosphate-binding protein yields the protein MTVPQAERVVRSGGRVLVDALRVQGVDTVFSVAGESYLEVLDALYDVRESVRLITCRQEGGAAFMAEAYGKLTGRPGICVVTRGPGACNASIAVHTARQDSTPMLLLVGQVGRGHAEREAFQEIDYRQMFGSVAKWVTQVNQAERIPEALSRAFHVAMSGRPGPVVLALPEDMLRDEVGVADSGPCEAVRAHPSAADLECLQEMLEQAERPLMLVGGSTWTDEACRQITTFAEANDLPVLCAFRRQDVVPNDSSSYVGALGVGAAPTLLKRLKEADLLLVVGARLSEMNTQGYALLESPEPQLTLIHAHPEAEELGRVYHPALAIQSGVSQLAAALQPIKVDGKRWREWREGARGDYESTLKPPGYEGELDLGEVLLFLRQRLPEDAIVTIDAGNFSGWPQRFLRFGRPGRQLGPTSGAMGYSVPAAVSASLTCPDRLVVSFVGDGGFLMTGQELATALQHGCRPVILVFNNNMYGTIRMHQEMRYPDRVIGTDLTNPDFAAVAAAYGAHAETVLRTEEFAPAFERAVASGKAAVIELRTDPEVISTRSTLSAMRASSKGGTE